In one Elusimicrobiales bacterium genomic region, the following are encoded:
- a CDS encoding PorV/PorQ family protein: MNKFIIALLAATIAQQAHAATTGSAFLKITPGAREQGMANAVTALSGGAQSVYTNPASVAGDGMEAALSHVELAQENKLENIAFAHNALGGRMAYGFTYLHYGDLDGRDTTGAQTGTFTAYDMALQAAYARNFGKLSLGGVLKAVRNKIEEESGTGYGFDAGAIYDLELFRLGASIVNVGKSGKVGTIDENLPATASFGAATTIKTVTLAVDFKRNIPENCSTIAAGAEVALHSILALRAGYSKDITNTNIPSDNLLGFNAGFGIAISKLRVDYAYTSQGELGNSHRFTLTAKF; this comes from the coding sequence ATGAACAAGTTTATAATCGCATTACTGGCGGCGACGATAGCGCAGCAAGCCCACGCGGCGACAACCGGCTCGGCTTTTCTGAAAATCACTCCCGGCGCGCGCGAGCAGGGCATGGCAAACGCGGTAACGGCGTTATCAGGCGGCGCGCAGTCGGTTTACACAAATCCCGCCTCCGTCGCCGGCGATGGCATGGAAGCCGCGTTGTCGCATGTGGAACTTGCACAGGAAAACAAGCTGGAAAACATCGCGTTCGCGCATAACGCGCTGGGCGGGCGAATGGCTTACGGTTTTACATACCTGCACTATGGCGATTTGGACGGGCGCGACACAACCGGCGCGCAAACCGGCACATTCACCGCCTATGATATGGCACTGCAAGCCGCATACGCCAGAAATTTTGGCAAGCTGTCATTGGGCGGCGTGCTGAAAGCGGTGCGCAACAAAATTGAGGAAGAATCCGGCACAGGCTACGGCTTTGACGCGGGCGCGATTTACGACCTGGAGCTATTCCGGTTAGGCGCGTCAATCGTCAACGTCGGCAAATCCGGCAAAGTGGGAACGATAGACGAGAACCTCCCCGCGACAGCGTCGTTCGGCGCAGCAACGACAATCAAAACAGTCACACTTGCGGTTGATTTCAAACGCAACATCCCGGAAAATTGCAGCACGATAGCGGCAGGCGCGGAAGTCGCGCTGCACAGCATTCTGGCCCTGCGCGCGGGTTACAGCAAGGACATCACCAACACCAATATCCCGTCGGACAACCTGCTGGGTTTCAATGCTGGTTTCGGGATAGCGATAAGCAAGCTCCGTGTGGATTACGCCTATACATCGCAAGGCGAACTGGGCAACAGCCACAGGTTCACGCTGACGGCGAAGTTTTGA